CGTCACCGAACAGATCATGTCTGCTTTAGAGGCGGCTCTGGCTAAACACGGAACCCCCTGACTTTTGTTTGATGATCCTGCTCAGATGAGCAAGCGCAAGCGGCGGCGAACCTCATCTGCATGAGGCGCAAGCTGCTCGATGCAAAGCCGGTAGATAAACCAGCAGGCGTAGATCGCATCCCGTCCGCCAAATACCCACTGATGCAGCAGCCCGTGCGCCATTCTGTGGCGGAGCGTCGGCCCAGCCTGATGGTCGAACATGTTTTCGATCTCGAACACGACGGCATCGCCAATGAGGTCTTCGAGCGGTTTGCGCCATTCACCTGACGGATCGAGCAAGGTGGAAAGCGTTGCGCTCGATTGCGTCAGATCGGATTTTAGACGCGTCGTGTCCACGTCCGCCGCGTTCAACACGTAGCGCAGGGAGTTTTCGAGCTGCGGCACAAGAAGATGTGCCGCCTCGATAAAATCACCGTTGAAGAAGTGGTAGAAGCCGCGCCCGAAGATTGCTTCGTGGTGCGGCGGCACGAACGGGCTCATTGCCGCGAGCGTCGTCAGCACCCGCTCATCTGGGGCATGATCGAACACGATTTGGTAGCGGCCTGGCTCGATCTGCCCTGCCACAACCAAACCACGCCTCATCTGCTCGTGCTGGATGATCTGGACCCGAATGTTCGCCTCATTGGGAGGACTCGCGAAACCGCCGGCGGGTGGCGTTCGCGAGGCCGGCTTGAAGGTCTCATCATAGATTACCGAGGCGAACAGGCTGCCAAAGGGAGATCGTCTGATGGATTCCTCTGCCTCTCGGCGAAGATCGGCGACGGCAGGTGAACGACTTTGGACAGAATAGATGAGCAGAGCATCCGCCAATTCCTTGCCGCCCAATTGCGCCTTGGTCCCCTCGACAATCTCGGAGATGTCGGTCGAGGACGAAATCGGCGCCATGAAATCGGCGATATCACCCTGCTTGCGCACCAAACGCGCTTGCAGATCAGCGCGTCTGGCATTCGTGCCTCGAACTCGTCGCAACGTCGCAATCGCCTGCTCGAGCCAATGGGTCTCGTGCATGGGGCTTTTCGCCATACGATCAGCAGTTTCGACGAGTCGCTCCGCCACCTGAACCAGCGCTCGGTCGGCATCGACCTTTCGATCGGCACGTGAATAGGCGCGAGCGGTCAGACGCCAAAGCTGCTCCGGTCCGTCTTCGTCGCCAGCAGCGGCCCTGGAGACGGCAAACGCTTCTGCCGCTTTTGCAAGACTTGCGGCTCTTGTCGTCTTGAAGTCCAGTTCCAAATCGCTCGCCCGCACGAAACCGAACACGTCTTCGCGCTTCAACGCCCGCTGCCGGACCTTCTTGGCGAGTGAAACGAGATCATCGGTTCGTCCACCGCCCCAGCCGATCTGCCGTTGCAGGACGCTAGCGCGGCGCAGCAGGTCAAGCGCACGAGGGTCGCTTGCCTCATTGCGGCGGCTTCGCATCTCGGCCTTGCCCGCCAAAAGCCGGCAGACGCATTCGATATAGCCCTCGATCGCCAGTCGAGCGGCTTCGTGCTGCTTGGTGTTCACCCATGCGAGATCAGCCAGCCGCGCTTTAAGAGCGGGGTGGGCAACCTCAGCCGCCAGCTCGCCGAATACCATTGACTGTTTGCCTCGATATGTGAGGGGCGTTGGACTTGATCCGGTCGCCCATGCCATCAGCGGGGTGAACGGTTTCAATGGCTCGCCTGCCTGTAGACCCATCGTACAAACACCGCCCAGAAGATTGTAGGCGGCTGCCTTCTCTCCATCGCCAGCCAACTCGGCCGCGTCGCGCGCCGTCGAATAGTGTCGCCACAGCACCGAGCAGTCGACTGAACGCTCGCCAGAGATCGGCATCTCTGGGTCGGCCGATAGAATAGCCGCGAGCACGATCAGGGAGAGTTCGGATTTCTGTTCAGTCTGCGGCGCGTCGGACATGAATGTAAGACTCGGTGGAGATTTCAGCGATCCTCGCACAGTAAAGGCCCGTGACGCCATTTTTGCAGTGACAGGAATGAGACATATTGCGGCATTAGACGGCTATAGCGTAGACATAGTTCTCATCATCACCCGGTGTGCCGTGCCATTTTCCCCTTTATAACCCAGGCAGATAAGTCACAGATCGTATCTGGACATAGTTGACACCCTTGGACCGGACAGACTGTGGAGCGGCTGCAGGACCTTCCGTTCCACGTGGAAGCACGCCGGTATCATCGTGCATGACGCCGTCAAGGCATACGCCCTCGCCGACCTCTGTGACGCTGCCCCGCTGGCCGGCGGGAACGGTCGAGATCTTGATCTTGCTGCGATACAAGCAGAGACGACCGCAGCCAGCGAACACCACGTCCCGATCGTCCAGGGAATAGCGCTCAGGATCGCTCACCCCTCTCTCCACCCTCACCGCCCCCCAGTCCCAGCCAAGCCGCGCCAACCACGATCTCCACGACCGCCTCGCGGCTCGGCCCGGGATGATCGAGCCACCATACGGCCACCGCATGGAGGCCCTCCTTCAGGAACGCTGTCGTCGCCGCGACGCGCCAGGGCGCGCGGTCGGGCAGGAATTCGGCCAGCAGGACGGCGATGCCGGCGGAGGCGCCGGCCTGGACCTCGCGCGAGACCTGCGCCGCGACCGGATCGGCCGCCGGCACCGTCAGCAGCACCCGTGCAGCCTCGGGCGCCTGCTCGACGAAGGCGAGAAAGGCGTCGACCGAGCGGCGAAACCTCTGCTCCGGATCGGCATCCTGGCGCGCGATCGCCTGGCCCCTGGCCAGCAGGCCGTCGCGGATGGACTGGAGCACCGCGAGGAACAGCGCCTGCTTCGACGGGAAATGATCGTAGAGCACCGGCTTGGTGATCGCCGCGCCCGCCGCGATGCCATCCATGGTGGTGCCGTCATAGCCGTCGCGGGCAAAGGCGGCGACGGCCGCCGCGATGATCCTCGCCCGGCGCGCTTCGGCGCTCAGCCGCTTTCGTCCCCTTGAATCCATCGGCGACGACACTAACCTACTCAAAAGTAGGTTATCAAGCGAAAGAGGTGCTGCCATGCGCATTTTTGTTGCCGGCGCGACGGGCGCCGTCGGACGCCGCCTGGTTCCGCTGCTGGTGGGCCACGGCCATGACGTCACCGGGTTGACGCGAACGCCGGCCAAGGCCGGCCTCCTGCGCGAATGCGGCGCCGAGCCGGTCGTCGCCGACGCGCTCGACGAGGCCGCCATCCACGCCGCGGTCGCCGCCGCGCGGCCGGATGTGATCGTGCATCAGCTGACCGATTTGAAAGGGGCTCTGGATCTGCGCAAGTTCGACCGCGCCTTCGCGGGCAGCAACCGGCTGCGCACCGCCGGAACCGACAACCTGCTGGCGGCCGCGCGCGAGAGCGGCGTGAAGCGCATGATCGCGCAAAGCTTCTGCGGCTGGCCTTATGCGCGGGAGGGCGGATCGGTGAAAACCGAGGATGCGCCGCTCGACGACACTCCGCCGCGGGGGCAGCGCGACACGCTCGACGCGATCCGCCATCTCGAGCAGGCCGTGACGGCGACGCCGGGCATAACGGGCGTCGTGCTGCGCTATGGCGGCTTCTACGGCCCCGATACCGGCGTCTTCGACCCGACCACGATCGGCGAGATCCGCAGGCGCCGCATGCCGGTGATCGGTGGCGGCACGGCGTGGTGGTCGTTCCTGCATATCGACGACGCGGCGGAAGCCACCGCGCTCGCCGTCGAACGTGGCGAGGGCATCTACAACATCGTCGACGACGACCCCGCGCCGGTGCATGACTGGCTCGACGCGCTTGCCGCCATGCTCGGGGCAAGACGGCCGCTGCGCATCCCCGCATGGCTCGGCCGTCTGGCGGCCGGCGAACCCGTCGTCGCCATGATGACGCAGTCGCGCGCGGGGTCGAACGCCAAGGCCAGGCGCGCGCTCGGATGGTCGCCGCGCCATCCCTCGTGGCGGCAGGGCTTTGCCGAGATCATCCGGAATGAGGCGCGGCCGGCCGCGACGATGCATACGGCTTGAGGAAGACCCCGCCCTGCGCGGAGACGGCGGCGCGGTTTGCGCCGGGCGGGATGTCCGACGCATGATCGCCGCCCGGATGCCGGACTGTACCGGAGACATGGGTGACACCTGTGGTCGGACGGGCTGCCGAGCGGCTTCAGGGCGGCCCGAGCCGGCCCCCTCCCCGCTAGCGCGGCGCACGCCCCTTGGCCATGCGCGCGACGACCGAGAGCGCGAAGTCGACGAGGTAGCTGTTGAGCGCGAGCGACGCCGCGGCGGCCGCGGCGGCGTCGCGGGCGAGGATCGCGTTGAGGATGTCCTGGTGCAGCCGCTTGCCATGGGCGATCTCGGCCTGCTCGTCGCGGACATGCATGATCCAGAAGCGGCGCGACAGGGTCTGCAGCGGCACCATCAGCGCTTCCAGATAGGGATTGTGCGCCGCCTGGATGATCAGGGCGTGGGTCTCGCGCACCGTTTCGGAATAGCCGCGAAGGTCGAAGCCGCCGGCGAGCCGCGCCTTCAGCGCCGCGATGGCCGCGACGTCCATCTCGGTCGCCCGCTGGCAGGCGAGCTCGACGGCGAGGACCTCGACGGCCCGGCGAACCTCGAGGCCGCTCAGCTGGTCCTCGACGGAGATCGCCGGGATCTCGATGCCCTTGTTCGGGTGGATGCGCAGCATGTGGCTGAGCGCGAGGCGCTGGATCGCCTCCCGCACCGGCGTGCGGCCAAGGCCGGTCGCCTCCATCAGGCCGCGCTCCGAGACCATCGAGCCGGGCCGAAGTTCGCCCTGCTCGATCAGGCGCTGCAGGGCGACGACCGCCTGTTCCGATTGATTCATTGCGTTGTCCAGCGCGGCGCTGCCCCTCGGCGGGGACGATTCCCCGCCTGATCCGATAGCCGATTTGACGGGCTTTCCAAACCGCCGTTCATCCGATATATCGGTTGGATATTATCGAAAACCACAAAAGTCCGGACCGCGACGCCATGAAATATTCGCCCTGCACGGAGCCGAGCCCGCTGCCCTTCTCGCCCTTCAAGAGCTGCACGGTGCCGCGGCCGATCGGCTGGCTGTCCAGCGTCAGCGCGGCCGGCGTCGAGAACATCGCGCCCTACAGCCAGTGGCAGAACCTGACCTTCGACCCGCCGATGGTGATGTTCTCGGCCAACCACTATCCGGACGGGCGCCGCAAGGACACGGTGCTCAATGCCGAGGAGACCGGCTGGTTCGTCTGGAACATGGCGACCTACGACCTGCGCGAGGCCGTCAACCTGAGCGCCATGGCGCTGCCGCCGGAGGAGAACGAATTCGACCGCCTGAACGTCACGCGGGACTATGCGGACAATGCCCGCATCCCCATGGTGAAGGAAAGCCCGGTCAAGTTCGAGTGCCGCTACCTGAGCACGCATCGCCTGAAAGGCCATTCGCCGGTCGGCTCCATCGACATCGTCTTCGCGCGGGTCGAGACGATCCATATCGACGACCGGTTCATCACGCCCGAAGGCAAGATCGACATTCCCGCGATCAAGCCGATCGCCCGGCTCGGCTATTTCGACTACACGGTCGTCACCGACGTCTTCGAAATGCGCGTGCCGGGGGCCGATGCCGATGCCCGGTTCGGCCTCGAAGGGCGGGCTGCCGGCGGCTGACGCCCGCGCCCGCATTCCCCACCGAACGACGCCGACAGCCATAACAAAGAGGGGCTCCAGCCATGTCCGACATCGCCGCACCGGGCGCGCTCGCCGCGCCGCGCTCGCGCCGCGTCAAGGACCTGATCGCGGTCAATTTCGGCAATACGCTCGAATGGTTCGACTGGACGATCTACACGATCTTCGCGCCCTATTTCGCGCTCCAGTTCTTCCCTTCGGCCGACCGGTCGGCGGCGCTGCTGGCGGCCCTCGCCGTCTTCGCCGCGGGCTTCCTGACGCGGCCGCTCGGCGGCTTCCTGTTCGGGCTCTATGCCGACCGGGTCGGGCGCAAGAAGAGCCTGACGCTGGCGATGCTGGTCACCGCCGGCGGCAGCCTGGTCATCGCCTTCGCCCCGACCTTCGCGACCGCCGGGCTCGCCGCCTCCGTCATCCTCCTGGTCGCCCGCCTCGCCCAGGGCATCGCCCATGGCGGCGAGATGGGGACATCGGTCACCTATCTGGTCGAGCGGGCGCCGCGCCACCGGCGCGCGCTCTATGGCAGCACGTCCTGGATGAGCGTCGTTCTCGGCACCATGATCGCCACGGTCACCGGCCTCGTGCTCAATGCAACGCTCGGGCGCCCGGCGCTGGAGAGCTGGGGCTGGCGCATTCCCTTCGTGCTCGGCGGGCTGCTCGGCCTCTACGGGCTCTATCTGCGCCGCAAGCTGACCGAGACCGACAGTTTCGCCAAGGCCCAGGCGGAGGGTGCGAAGACCGCGACCGGCCTCGGCCCGCTTTTGCGCAACTGGCGCGGCATCGCCGTCGTCTTCGGGCTTTCGGCCGGCGGCTCGATCATGTTCTACACGTGGCTGATCTACAGCCCGACCTTCGCCCAGGTGGGCCGCGGGCTCGACGCGACATCGGCGCTGACCGCCAGCCTCATCGCGCAGGTCGTGTTCTTCGTCGCCATTCCGATCGTCGGCTGGCTCGCCGACCGGTTCGGCCGGCGGATCTTCATCATCCTGTTCGGCCTCGGCTTCATCGCGGCCACCCTGCAACTCGACGGGATGATCACCAGCAGCTTCTCGGGCCTGCTCACCGCGATGATCTGCGCGCTCCTGATCCTCGCCTGCCTGTTCGGGGTCAACACGGCGGTCTGGGCCGAGGTCTTCCCGACATCGGTCCGCGCCACCGGCGTCAGCGGGCCGCTGTCGCTCGCGACCGCCATCTTCGGCGGCACGGCGCCCTACGTGAACACCTATCTCGCGCAGGCCGGCGAGCACCGGCTGTTCCTGTTCTACCTGATGGCCGTGTCCGGCATCACCCTGCTGACGGGCCTGCTGATCCCGGAAACGCGCGACCTCGAACTGGACCGGCCGGACACCGGCAGACTGTCGAACTAGCCTGATGGCGTGGGCCCGGCCGCCGCGCCGGCACCGGCGGAGCGGATCCCGATCACGCTCCGCCGGCCTGCCGGCAAGGCCAGATCGGGACCGATGCGCCGTTCACAGGGCCTTGAAGGCGACACCGCGCAGCCCGGCCCGGCGCACCCGTTCGACAAAGGGTCCGGTGACGTAGACGGCCGACGCCCTCATCGGCAGCTTGAAGACCTCCGCGGCGCCCAGCTTCGTTTCGTCGAAGACATGGTGCTCGATCGCCAGGATGCTGCCGTCGTCGAAAGCGACGATCCCGGAACGCTGCCGATCGAGCGCGTCGAGCACGGTCGTCGCGTTGAACAGCCAGGCCTCCTCGCCGCGAACGGGAAGAAGCTGGCCATGGCGCAGCACGACCTGGCCGAGCGCCTCGACCGCCGGCCGTCTCAGGAACGGCACATGCTCGCCGAGCCAGGGGAAGTCGGAATAGGTCCCCCCGCCCCGGCCTGCCATGACAGGCGGATCCCAATCCGTGATGGTCCGCCCGTCCAAGGCGGAGAACATCTCGTAGTGGCTGTCGTCGGTCGGGAATATCCATTCCTGACCCTCCACGACCTCGAACGTGTAGACGGCGGTGGCCATCGGGTGCGCCTCCTCGGACGGCAGCCGTCATAGCCCACGATCGCGGCTGCCTTCATCGCATCACCAGGCGAGACGGCGCGCCGCGTCGATCCCGCCATCGCGCCTCACGCGCCCGGCCTGTAGGCCAGGCAGCCGTCCTCGAACGGATCGAACAGCTTGTGACAGACATCGATGCGCGAGCTCTCTTCGGTGCCGTCCCTGACGAGATCGATCCGCCAATAGACCGGCTCGGGCGCGCCGGCGCCGACACCGGCCCGCCCCTCGCAATAGCGCGAGACCACGATGAAGGTGACGCTGGTCGCGTGGCGGTTGGCCGAGCGCGGCGGCGCGCCGAGCAGGACCTCGCGCGGCTCGCTCAAGGCGGAGAATGAGCGCGGCGGCTCGGCATTCCGGCCGCTGTTGCGCAGATTGTCGCGGACGCGCTCCAGCACGTTCCGGTCGGTACAGGAGAGCGGCTCGGCGGCCAAGGCAGGCGGCACCGAGAGAGCCAGCGCGACTGTCGTCGCGGCCAGAATTCCGCCGGTTCCCTCCCGCCTGCGCATGACATGCCCCCCAATGGCCCCGCCGCTATCCGGACATCAGCCTATAGCACGGCTCGGAAGCCGTCGCCTGCGGCACGCGCTCAGCCGGCCGGCAGCCGGCGCCGGACATAGCGGCCGGTGCCCACCGCCGCGTCGACGAGCGCGTCATCACGCAGGACCGGACGGCCACGGACGAAGGCGCTGCGGACGCGCCCCTTGAAGGTCTCGCCCTCATAGATCGAATAGCCGGCGCTCGACACCACATCGGCGCGCTCCATGGTCCAGACGGCGTCGAGATCGACCAGCGCCAGGTCGGCATCGAGGCCGGGCGCGATGGCGCCCTTGACGTGGCCGAGCCCCATGATCCGCGCGGGATTGCCGGCCGTGACCGCGGCGACGCGGTCGAGCGGCAGGCCGCGCTTGTGATGGCCCTCGCTGAGCAGCACCGGCAGCAGGGTCTCGAGCCCCGGGCAACCGGGCGAGGCCGCCCAGATGCCGCCGTCCTTGGAGGACAGATCGCGATGGACGTGGTCCGTGCCAACCGTGTCGATCTCGCCGTCGATGAGGCCCTGCCACAGGCGCTCGCGGTCGGCCGCCTCGCGCAGCGGCGGGTTGATCTTGCCCATGTCGCCGCCGGCCCAGCCGATGTCGTGGGTCAGATAGTGCGGGCACGTCTCCAGATGGACCCTGGCGCCGGCGCGGCGATGGCGCAGCGCCGCCTCCAGCGCCTCGGCCGAAGAGGTGTGCACCACATAGAGCGGCGCCCCCGCCGTATGGGCGATATAGGCGGCCCGCTGCACGGCGTCGGCCTCGACGAAGGGAGGGCGCGTCGCATTCCAGGTCGCGAGCCCGCCGCGGCCGTCCGGATCGGCCGCCTTCACCCGCTCGCGCAGGACCCAGGCGAGCTCGATCGTCTCGGGATGCGGACAGACCATGCCGCCATGGGTGGCGGCGGCCTCGCTGAGGCGCAGCAGGAAACCGTCGTCGATGTCGGGCAGGCCGAGCCGCGCGCCCTCGCCGCCCCGGTTGTTCATGAAGATCTTGAAGCTCGGCGCGCCGTAGTCGCGGATATAGGCCGGCACGCCGGCGAGCTGATCCTCGGTCGAGATGATGAAGTGGTAGCCGAAATCGATGCGGGCGCCCTGCTCGGTGACGCCCACCACCGTGTCGAAAATGGTCTCGAACGGCTCGCTCGCCATCAGATAGGGCACGAAGGTGGTGACCCCGCCCCTGGCCGCCGCCGCCGTCTCGCGATCGGCGTCGGCCGCCACGCGCGGACGCGAAATGTCCTTGCCGTGGCCGAGATGCAGATGCACGTCGATGGCGCCGGGAAGGATCACCAGCCCCCTGGCGGAAATCTCCTCGCGTGCCGGCGCCGCTTCGCCGGGCGCGAGGATCGCCGCGATCCGCCCGTCGCGCACCGCGATGTCGCAGGCCGTGCGGCCCTGCCCCGGCAGGATCGCATCACCGCCCCGGATCACCAGATCGAAACCATCCATCGCCAACTCCCCGTCTCAGCGGCCGCGCAGCGCGGCCGTCAAGGCACCGAGATCGGCTGCGCCGCCGATGCCGTCGAGCGCGCCTTCGAGCGCGCTCACCCCGTCGTCCGACAACGAGCGGCGGGCATTGTCGCGAAACTTGCCGCGCACCGCCGCCTCGCTCGCCGGGCGCGTGCGATTGCCGTAGACGTCGTCGACGCGCACGGCGTGCACGCTGCCATCGGCGAGACGACAGTCCAGCTCCGCCTCGAACCGCTCCGGAAAGCGCGCATCGGCCAGCGGCTGCCAGTCGATCCGCTGCGCAAGGGCGCGCACGGCCGGCGAGGCGTCGTGTTCGAAGGTCGCAAGATCCACCCGGCCCTCGACGAGCCGGGCCGCGACCGCGATCGGCAGGCTCCAGCGGGCCGCATGGCCGGAGGCCGGGGCCTGCTTTGCCTCCCACGGCTCGCAGATGATACCGGCAGCGCCGGCCGGAACCCGGCAGGTGATCGCGGCGATGGCGTCGGGTCCGATGCCGCGTTCGGCGATCAGCCCGGCGGCCTCGATGAACGGATGGAGATAGTGGCAGCACGGGTGGAACTTGAACGCCGCCTCCGGCAGATGCCAGCGCGTGCCGAAATCGGCGAGCTCGGCGGCGAAGCGGTCGGCCGCCGCCGCGTCGCGGGCGAAGGCGCGGAACAGGCCGAAACGGCCTTCGAAGCTCGTCTCCGGGCCGGCCAGGCCGGCGCGCGCCAATCCAGCGGCGATGATGCCGGCATGGGCCGCCCAGCCCGGATGCAGCGACTTGACGGTTGCGCCATTGCTGAGGAATTCGAACACGCCGGAAGCCTGGCTGAGCGCGATGCCGGCCGCGGCGAGACAGCCCTCCTCGTCGAGGCCGGCGAGATCCGCCGCGATCTGCGCGGCGACCATGGCTCCGCCGACCGAGGTGACCTGGAAACCGGCCGCCTGGAAGCCGCCGGGCGCGGCGAGGCCGATCCGGATCAGCGCTTCCCAGCCGCGCGTATAGGCCGCGAGCACCGCGGCGCCGCTGGCGCCGAAGGCCGCCCCCGCCGCAAGCGCCACGGGGGCGAGCACCGCGCTGCCATGTGCGATCGAGGCGGTATGGGTGTCGTCATATTCGAGGCTGTGGATCAGCCCGCCATTGATCAGCG
This portion of the bacterium YEK0313 genome encodes:
- the fcl gene encoding GDP-L-fucose synthase, with the translated sequence MRIFVAGATGAVGRRLVPLLVGHGHDVTGLTRTPAKAGLLRECGAEPVVADALDEAAIHAAVAAARPDVIVHQLTDLKGALDLRKFDRAFAGSNRLRTAGTDNLLAAARESGVKRMIAQSFCGWPYAREGGSVKTEDAPLDDTPPRGQRDTLDAIRHLEQAVTATPGITGVVLRYGGFYGPDTGVFDPTTIGEIRRRRMPVIGGGTAWWSFLHIDDAAEATALAVERGEGIYNIVDDDPAPVHDWLDALAAMLGARRPLRIPAWLGRLAAGEPVVAMMTQSRAGSNAKARRALGWSPRHPSWRQGFAEIIRNEARPAATMHTA
- the rutR gene encoding HTH-type transcriptional regulator RutR: MDSRGRKRLSAEARRARIIAAAVAAFARDGYDGTTMDGIAAGAAITKPVLYDHFPSKQALFLAVLQSIRDGLLARGQAIARQDADPEQRFRRSVDAFLAFVEQAPEAARVLLTVPAADPVAAQVSREVQAGASAGIAVLLAEFLPDRAPWRVAATTAFLKEGLHAVAVWWLDHPGPSREAVVEIVVGAAWLGLGGGEGGERGERS
- the allB_3 gene encoding Allantoinase, producing MDGFDLVIRGGDAILPGQGRTACDIAVRDGRIAAILAPGEAAPAREEISARGLVILPGAIDVHLHLGHGKDISRPRVAADADRETAAAARGGVTTFVPYLMASEPFETIFDTVVGVTEQGARIDFGYHFIISTEDQLAGVPAYIRDYGAPSFKIFMNNRGGEGARLGLPDIDDGFLLRLSEAAATHGGMVCPHPETIELAWVLRERVKAADPDGRGGLATWNATRPPFVEADAVQRAAYIAHTAGAPLYVVHTSSAEALEAALRHRRAGARVHLETCPHYLTHDIGWAGGDMGKINPPLREAADRERLWQGLIDGEIDTVGTDHVHRDLSSKDGGIWAASPGCPGLETLLPVLLSEGHHKRGLPLDRVAAVTAGNPARIMGLGHVKGAIAPGLDADLALVDLDAVWTMERADVVSSAGYSIYEGETFKGRVRSAFVRGRPVLRDDALVDAAVGTGRYVRRRLPAG
- a CDS encoding MmgE/PrpD family protein; protein product: MTLARELVRRWRRPATLPEAVAASARLHLADAIGVGLAAAASPVGRPYRQYAETAATGGPATVFGRAAGAGAAEAALINGGLIHSLEYDDTHTASIAHGSAVLAPVALAAGAAFGASGAAVLAAYTRGWEALIRIGLAAPGGFQAAGFQVTSVGGAMVAAQIAADLAGLDEEGCLAAAGIALSQASGVFEFLSNGATVKSLHPGWAAHAGIIAAGLARAGLAGPETSFEGRFGLFRAFARDAAAADRFAAELADFGTRWHLPEAAFKFHPCCHYLHPFIEAAGLIAERGIGPDAIAAITCRVPAGAAGIICEPWEAKQAPASGHAARWSLPIAVAARLVEGRVDLATFEHDASPAVRALAQRIDWQPLADARFPERFEAELDCRLADGSVHAVRVDDVYGNRTRPASEAAVRGKFRDNARRSLSDDGVSALEGALDGIGGAADLGALTAALRGR
- a CDS encoding Flavin reductase like domain protein; its protein translation is MKYSPCTEPSPLPFSPFKSCTVPRPIGWLSSVSAAGVENIAPYSQWQNLTFDPPMVMFSANHYPDGRRKDTVLNAEETGWFVWNMATYDLREAVNLSAMALPPEENEFDRLNVTRDYADNARIPMVKESPVKFECRYLSTHRLKGHSPVGSIDIVFARVETIHIDDRFITPEGKIDIPAIKPIARLGYFDYTVVTDVFEMRVPGADADARFGLEGRAAGG
- the kgtP_3 gene encoding Alpha-ketoglutarate permease — its product is MSDIAAPGALAAPRSRRVKDLIAVNFGNTLEWFDWTIYTIFAPYFALQFFPSADRSAALLAALAVFAAGFLTRPLGGFLFGLYADRVGRKKSLTLAMLVTAGGSLVIAFAPTFATAGLAASVILLVARLAQGIAHGGEMGTSVTYLVERAPRHRRALYGSTSWMSVVLGTMIATVTGLVLNATLGRPALESWGWRIPFVLGGLLGLYGLYLRRKLTETDSFAKAQAEGAKTATGLGPLLRNWRGIAVVFGLSAGGSIMFYTWLIYSPTFAQVGRGLDATSALTASLIAQVVFFVAIPIVGWLADRFGRRIFIILFGLGFIAATLQLDGMITSSFSGLLTAMICALLILACLFGVNTAVWAEVFPTSVRATGVSGPLSLATAIFGGTAPYVNTYLAQAGEHRLFLFYLMAVSGITLLTGLLIPETRDLELDRPDTGRLSN
- the mcbR_9 gene encoding HTH-type transcriptional regulator McbR, producing MNQSEQAVVALQRLIEQGELRPGSMVSERGLMEATGLGRTPVREAIQRLALSHMLRIHPNKGIEIPAISVEDQLSGLEVRRAVEVLAVELACQRATEMDVAAIAALKARLAGGFDLRGYSETVRETHALIIQAAHNPYLEALMVPLQTLSRRFWIMHVRDEQAEIAHGKRLHQDILNAILARDAAAAAAASLALNSYLVDFALSVVARMAKGRAPR